In Carya illinoinensis cultivar Pawnee chromosome 7, C.illinoinensisPawnee_v1, whole genome shotgun sequence, the following are encoded in one genomic region:
- the LOC122316511 gene encoding pre-mRNA-splicing factor 38 produces the protein MANRTDPAAKSIRGTNPQNLVEKILRSKIYQNTYWKEQCFGLTAETLVDKAMELDHLGGTFGGNRKPTPFMCLVMKMLQIQPEKEIVIEFIKNDDYKYVRILGAFYLRLTGTDVDVYRYLEPLYNDYRKLRQKLPDGQFSLTHVDEVIDELLTRDYSCDIALPRIKKRWTLESLASLEPRQSVLEDDFEEEEEKEENDQLDGFEDGAHEKDYYRGRSPARERDRDRRRDRDRYRDRDYDRDYDRERGRGRERERDRDRERERDRDRDRDRDRDRDRDRDRDRDRYRLRDEKDYGRDREREREWEGRERERRDRDRGRRRSHSRSRSRSRDRKDHEGGEHRKRHARSSASPKRRDGPDDSITREEPKKKKERKEKKDDGTDHPDPEIAAANKLRASLGLKPLK, from the exons ATGGCGAATCGTACAGACCCAGCGGCGAAGAGCATAAGGGGGACAAACCCACAGAACCTCGTGGAGAAGATTCTGCGGTCAAAGATCTACCAGAACACGTACTGGAAGGAGCAGTGCTTCGGTCTCACCGCGGAGACCTTGGTCGACAAGGCCATGGAGCTCGACCACCTCGGCGGGACCTTCGGCGGGAACCGTAAACCCACGCCCTTCATGTGCCTTGTCATGAAGATGCTCCAGATCCAGCCCGAGAAGGAGATCGTCATTGAGTTTATCAAGAACGATGATTAcaa ATACGTGCGAATACTTGGTGCTTTTTATCTGCGTCTCACAGGAACTGATGTTGATGTCTACCGGTACCTAGAGCCTTTATACAACGATTATAGGAAGCTGAGGCAAAAACTTCCTGATGGAC AATTCTCCTTGACACATGTGGATGAAGTAATTGATGAACTTCTGACAAGGGATTATTCATGTGATATTGCTTTGCCACGTATCAAGAAAAg ATGGACTCTTGAGTCACTTGCTTCACTAGAACCTAGACAGAGTGTCTTGGAAGATGAttttgaggaggaggaagagaaagaggagAACGACCAACTTGATGGTTTTGAAGATGGGGCTCACGAAAAG GACTATTATCGTGGGCGAAGTCCTGCTAGAGAAAGAGATAGGGATAGAAGACGTGACCGTGACAGATACAG GGATCGAGACTATGACAGAGACTATGATAGGGAACGTGGGCGAGggcgagaaagagagagagacagggatagagagagggagagggataGGGATAGGGATAGGGACAGGGACAGGGACAGGGACAGGGACAGGGACAGGGACAGGGATCGTTATCGCCTGAGAGATGAGAAGGACTATGGTCGTGACAGAGAGCGAGAAAGGGAGTGGGAaggtagagagagggagaggcgAGACAGGGACCGTGGCAGGAGGAGGAGTCACTCAAGAAGCCGAAGTAGAAGTAGGGATCGCAAGGATCATGAGGGTGGGGAACACCGGAAGAGACATGCACGCAGCAGTGCCAGTCCGAAAAGGCGAGATGGACCTGATGACAGCATCACCCGGGAAGagccaaagaagaagaaggaaagaaaggagaagaaggaTGATGGGACAGACCACCCAGACCCTGAGATAGCTGCAGCTAACAAGCTTCGGGCATCCCTTGGGTTGAAACCGTTGAAGTAG
- the LOC122316673 gene encoding eukaryotic translation initiation factor 3 subunit A-like yields MSAFAKPENALKRAEELINVGQKQDALQALHDIITSRRHRAWQKTLERIMFKYVELCVDMRRGRFAKDGLIQYRIVCQQVNVTSLEEVIKHFMHLSTEKAELACNQAQALEEALDVDDLEADKRPEDLMLSYVSGEKGKDRSDRELVTPWFKFLWETYRTVLEILRNNSKLEALYAMTAHRAFQFCKQYKRTTEFRRLCEIIRNHLSNLNKYRDQRDRPDLSAPESLQLYLDTRFEQLKIATELELWQEAFRSVEDIHGLMCMVKKTPKPSLMVVYYAKLTEIFRTSDSHLYHAYAWFKLFTLQKSFNKNLSQKDLQFIASSVVLAALSVPPYKHKRSASHLQLENEKERNLRMANLIRFNLDHKLDNGEVLSRSNLLSELLLKGVLSCATQEVKDLYHLLEHDFLPMDLASKIQPFLTKISNLGGKLSSAPSLPEVQLSKYVPALEKLATLRLLQQVSQVYQTLKIESLSQMIPFFEFPVIERISADAVKYNFIAMKVDHMKGVVLFGNSGLDSEGFQDHLVILAESLNKARAKIHPPAKKATKLGEMLPGLADLVEKEHKRLLARKSIIENRKEAQELLLLEMERNAEMRRKKQQQIAEEEEKRRLASEIEKRKNQMILDEIHDKEIAQAKALLEDVGKHRKKKLRKSVLDGENVTKQTIMEMALSEQLRERQEMEKKLQKLAKTMDYLERAKREEAAPLIEAAFEHLLVEEKVLHEREQQLEVELSRQRHDGDLREKNRLSRMLDNKIIFQERVTSLRQVEYDRRRVEREDQIQQMRHTRKREREAMRKTMFFVQNEEEKQRKMEEEEEARKREEAERQRKIDEERRAKLDEIAEKQRQRERELEEKERKRRESLLGRSSNGLSEPTVGSHPLEPGAVAPATATTTASAAAATTASAAAATAGKYVPKFRRERTEDSGQAPPSEPDRWGSSRQDDPTSQPSDRWRTEDRRPSFGGGGSRSTWSSSRIPPRGGSGR; encoded by the exons ATGTCAGCTTTTGCCAAACCAGAGAATGCTTTAAAGCGAGCTGAAG AGCTGATAAATGTTGGTCAGAAGCAAGATGCCTTGCAAGCTCTTCACGATATTATAACATCTAGGAGACATCGAGCATGGCAAAAGACACTTGAAAGGATTATGTTCAAGTATGTAGAGCTTTGTGTTGACATGCGGAGGGGTAGGTTTGCAAAGGATGGTCTGATTCAATACCGCATTGTCTGTCAGCAAGTGAACGTTACTTCTTTGGAGGAGGTGATTAAGCACTTTATGCATCTGTCCACTGAGAAAGCTGAGCTAGCTTGTAATCAGGCACAAGCACTGGAAGAAGCTCTTGATGTTGATGACCTGGAAGCGGATAAAAGGCCGGAAGATCTAATGCTAAGTTATGTAAGTGGAGAGAAGGGGAAGGATAGGTCTGATCGTGAACTTGTTACCCCTTGGTTCAAGTTCTTGTGGGAGACTTATAGAACGGTGCTCGAAATCTTACGTAACAATTCAAAGTTAGAGGCACTTTATGCG ATGACAGCACACAGGGCCTTCCAGTTCTGCAAGCAATACAAACGAACTACGGAGTTTCGTAGGTTGTGTGAAATTATCCGGAATCATCTTAGTAATCTTAACAAATATAGAGACCAAAGGGATCGACCTGACCTCTCTGCACCTGAGAGCTTGCAGCTGTATCTTGATACAAGATTTGAACAGCTGAAGATTGCTACTGAACTTGAACTCTGGCAG GAAGCTTTCCGTTCTGTTGAAGACATTCATGGATTAATGTGCATGGTTAAGAAAACCCCCAAGCCATCCTTGATGGTGGTTTATTATGCCAAGCTAACTGAGATCTTCCGCACCTCAGACAGCCACCTTTATCATGCTTATGCATGGTTCAAGCTTTTCACCCTTCAGAAAAGCTTTAATAAGAATTTAAGCCAGAAGGATTTGCAATTCATAGCATCATCTGTTGTACTGGCTGCACTTTCAGTGCCCCCCTACAAGCATAAGCGTAGTGCATCACATTTGCAACTTGAAAATGAGAAAGAGCGCAACTTGAGAATGGCTAATCTTATAAGATTCAATCTTGACCATAAACTCGACAATGGAGAAGTG CTTTCACGGTCGAACCTTCTCTCGGAATTG cTTTTGAAAGGTGTATTGAGCTGTGCAACACAGGAAGTAAAAGATCTTTACCACCTCCTAGAGCATGATTTTCTTCCTATGGATCTTGCATCAAAGATACAGCCCTTCTTGACCAAAATTTCTAACCTTGGGGGTAAGCTTTCTTCAGCTCCCTCTCTTCCTGAAGTCCAACTGTCAAAATACGTTCCTGCCCTGGAAAAGCTTGCTACCCTCAGGTTGCTTCAGCAG GTGTCTCAGGTGTATCAGACACTGAAAATTGAGAGTTTATCTCAGATGATCCCCTTTTTTGAATTTCCTGTGATTGAGAGGATTTCTGCAGatgctgttaaatataatttcatagCTATGAAAGTTGACCATATGAAGGGTGTTGTATTGTTTGGTAATTCG GGCCTTGACTCTGAAGGCTTCCAGGATCACTTGGTTATCCTTGCTGAATCCTTAAATAAAGCAAGAGCCAAGATTCATCCACCTGCAAAGAAAGCAACAAAACTAGGAGAAATGTTGCCCGGTTTGGCGGATCTTGTGGAGAAGGAGCACAAGAGACTTCTTGCTCGAAAATCAATCATTGAGAACAGGAAGGAAGCACAAGAACTCCTGCTTTTGGAAATG GAACGTAATGCAGAGATGAGAAGGAAAAAACAACAGCAGATtgctgaagaggaagagaaacggAGGCTTGCATCTGAGATTGAGAAGAGGAAGAATCAAATGATCCTTGATGAAATACACGACAAGGAGATTGCACAAGCAAAAGCTCTACTTGAGGATGTTGGAAAGCACCGCAAGAAGAAGTTAAGGAAGTCAGTTTTAGATGGA GAAAATGTGACGAAACAAACTATAATGGAGATGGCCCTGAGTGAGCAGCTGAGGGAGAGACAGGAAATGGAGAAGAAACTACAAAAACTAGCTAAGACAATGGATTATTTAGAAAGAGCAAAAAGAGAAGAGGCGGCTCCCTTGATTGAAGCTGCATTTGAACATCTTTTAGTTGAAGAGAAGGTGCTTCATGAACGTGAGCAGCAG CTAGAAGTTGAGCTAAGCAGACAGCGGCATGATGGGGACCTCAGGGAGAAGAATAGATTGTCACGGATGTTGGACAATAAG ATAATATTCCAGGAAAGAGTGACAAGCCTTAGGCAAGTGGAGTATGACAGACGTCGAGTGGAGAGAGAAGACCAAATTCAGCAAATGCGTCATACTCGGAAACGGGAGAGGGAAGCTATGAGAAAGACAATGTTTTTTGTGCAGAATGAAGAGGAGAAACagaggaagatggaggaggaggaggaagctcGCAAGCGGGAAG AGGCTGAGAGGCAAAGGAAGATAGACGAGGAACGCAGGGCAAAATTGGATGAGATTGCTGAGAAGCAGAGGCAAAGAGAGCGAgaattagaagaaaaagaacGGAAGAGGAGAGAATCTCTCTTGGGGAGATCGAGTAATGGGCTTTCTGAGCCAACTGTTGGTTCCCACCCATTGGAACCTGGAGCTGTGGCTCCTGCTACTGCCACAACTACTGCATCTGCTGCTGCCGCAACCACTGCTTCGGCTGCTGCTGCCACTGCTGGAAAATACGTGCCTAAGTTCCGGCGAGAGAGAACTGAAGACTCTGGGCAGGCTCCACCTTCTGAACCAGATCGATGGGGTAGCAGCAGGCAGGATGATCCCACATCCCAACCCAGTGATAGGTGGCGGACGGAAGATCGCCGGCCCTCCTTTGGTGGTGGTGGCTCGAGGTCTACTTGGTCCTCATCCAGAATACCTCCACGTGGTGGATCAGGACGCTGA
- the LOC122315039 gene encoding single-stranded DNA-binding protein, mitochondrial isoform X2, with product MSSLALRFAKFLRLSNSTPLTSSLVSVQRSSKPWYSTMSFDSNNGDGKNDDVEEDFDTFLGDKAVELQPQGVDPRRGWGFRGVHKAIICGKVGQAPVQKILRNGRMVTIFTVGTGGMFDQRNLGAKDLPKPAQWHRIAVHNELLGAYAVQQLIKNSSVYVEGDIETRVYNDSINGEVKNIPEICVRRDGKIHLIKTGESISSISFDDLREGLF from the exons ATGAGTTCACTCGCCCTGCGATTCGCGAAGTTTCTGAGACTCTCTAATTCTACCCCACTTACTTCTTCTCTTG TTAGTGTGCAAAGAAGCTCAAAGCCGTGGTACTCAACTATGTCATTCGATAGTAACAATGGTGACGGAAAGAATGATGATGTTGAAGAAGATTTTGATACCTTTCTTGGTGACAAGGCAGTGGAGCTACAACCCCAAGGTGTGGATCCTAGAAGGGGTTGGGGTTTTCGAGGCGTCCACAag GCAATTATATGTGGAAAAGTTGGGCAAGCACCTGTGCAGAAGATCTTAAGAAATGGCCGAATGGTAACCATCTTTACGGTTGGGACTGGGGGCATGTTTGACCAAAGAAATCTAGGAGCAAAAGACTTGCCAAAACCTGCTCAGTGGCATCGAATTGCCGTGCATAATGAACTACTTGGAGCTTATGCAGTACAACAACTCATTAAAAA CTCTTCTGTTTATGTTGAGGGAGACATTGAAACAAGAGTTTACAACGATAGCATTAATGGTGAAGTTAAAAATATACCAGAGATATGTGTTCGTCGTGATG GGAAAATCCACCTTATAAAGACTGGAGAAAGTATTAGCAGTATATCCTTCGATGATCTTC GGGAAGGATTGTTTTAG
- the LOC122315039 gene encoding single-stranded DNA-binding protein, mitochondrial isoform X1 — translation MSSLALRFAKFLRLSNSTPLTSSLVVSVQRSSKPWYSTMSFDSNNGDGKNDDVEEDFDTFLGDKAVELQPQGVDPRRGWGFRGVHKAIICGKVGQAPVQKILRNGRMVTIFTVGTGGMFDQRNLGAKDLPKPAQWHRIAVHNELLGAYAVQQLIKNSSVYVEGDIETRVYNDSINGEVKNIPEICVRRDGKIHLIKTGESISSISFDDLREGLF, via the exons ATGAGTTCACTCGCCCTGCGATTCGCGAAGTTTCTGAGACTCTCTAATTCTACCCCACTTACTTCTTCTCTTG TGGTTAGTGTGCAAAGAAGCTCAAAGCCGTGGTACTCAACTATGTCATTCGATAGTAACAATGGTGACGGAAAGAATGATGATGTTGAAGAAGATTTTGATACCTTTCTTGGTGACAAGGCAGTGGAGCTACAACCCCAAGGTGTGGATCCTAGAAGGGGTTGGGGTTTTCGAGGCGTCCACAag GCAATTATATGTGGAAAAGTTGGGCAAGCACCTGTGCAGAAGATCTTAAGAAATGGCCGAATGGTAACCATCTTTACGGTTGGGACTGGGGGCATGTTTGACCAAAGAAATCTAGGAGCAAAAGACTTGCCAAAACCTGCTCAGTGGCATCGAATTGCCGTGCATAATGAACTACTTGGAGCTTATGCAGTACAACAACTCATTAAAAA CTCTTCTGTTTATGTTGAGGGAGACATTGAAACAAGAGTTTACAACGATAGCATTAATGGTGAAGTTAAAAATATACCAGAGATATGTGTTCGTCGTGATG GGAAAATCCACCTTATAAAGACTGGAGAAAGTATTAGCAGTATATCCTTCGATGATCTTC GGGAAGGATTGTTTTAG
- the LOC122315783 gene encoding wall-associated receptor kinase-like 20, whose translation MNNSVRMVLMFLVLILVTNVSAAYNACPKCGSVEVPYPLSTDDNCGDSRYRVYCNNGILEFLSAGGFYYKILSINPNAYKLIISPPSIQENTCYSSDFTSEGLRLDENLPFNISTHNTVMLLNCTAALLRSPLNCSSNSFCRQFEEKVGTGCINTLCCHFLKDSSMTSHMIRVRAGGCTAYTSVVDLKPGTSFDSWNYGIELQWIPAN comes from the coding sequence ATGAACAATTCAGTGAGGATGGTTCTGATGTTTCTTGTTCTCATTCTAGTAACCAATGTCTCAGCTGCATACAATGCTTGCCCTAAATGTGGAAGCGTTGAAGTTCCATACCCACTTAGCACTGATGATAACTGTGGAGACTCTAGGTATAGAGTCTACTGCAACAATGGCATTCTCGAGTTCTTGTCTGCAGGAGGTTTTTACTACAAGATCCTCAGCATCAACCCTAATGCATATAAACTCATTATAAGCCCACCCTCAATACAGGAAAACACATGTTATTCTTCTGATTTCACTTCAGAAGGCTTAAGACTTGACGAGAACTTGCCGTTCAACATCTCTACTCACAACACTGTGATGCTGCTGAACTGCACTGCAGCCCTGCTTAGGTCTCCTCTCAACTGTTCCTCAAACAGCTTTTGTAGGCAGTTTGAGGAGAAGGTGGGGACTGGGTGTATAAATACCCTTTGCTGCCATTTCTTGAAAGATTCTTCCATGACCTCACATATGATTAGGGTCAGGGCTGGAGGGTGTACTGCTTATACCTCGGTGGTGGATTTGAAGCCTGGAACTTCTTTTGATTCTTGGAACTATGGCATTGAGCTGCAATGGATACCCGCCAACTGA
- the LOC122316625 gene encoding probable protein phosphatase 2C 5, whose amino-acid sequence MSQVEVSRMKPPLVPLATLIGRELRNEKVEKPFVKYGQAALAKKGEDYFLIKPDCQWVPGNQSTSFSVFAIFDGHNGISAAIFAKENLLANVLSAIPQGISREEWLQVLPRALVAGFVKTDIEFQQKGETSGTTVTFVVIDGWTVTVASVGDSRCILDTQGGVVSLLTVDHRLEENAEERERVTASGGEVGRLNVFGGNEVGPLRCWPGGLCLSRSIGDTDVGEFIVPIPHVKQVKLSTAGGRLIIASDGIWDALSSDMAAKSCRGLPAEIAAKLVVKEALRSRGLKDDTTCLVVDIIPCDHPILPPTPRKRQNVLNSIFGKKSQNSMNKLTNKLSAVGVVEELFEEGSAMLAERLGKDCPLNTNSGLFRCAVCQVDQPPSDGLSVNSGPLFSPASKPWEGPFLCANCRKKKDAMEGKRPSQPTVMS is encoded by the exons ATGAGTCAGGTAGAAGTGTCGAGGATGAAGCCTCCTCTCGTTCCCCTTGCAACTCTGATTGGTCGCGAGCTTAGGAATGAGAAGGTTGAGAAACCTTTTGTGAAGTATGGACAGGCTGCTCTGGCAAAGAAAGGAGAGGATTACTTCCTAATAAAGCCAGATTGCCAGTGGGTTCCTGGGAATCAGTCGACATCATTCTCTGTCTTTGCG ATTTTCGATGGGCACAATGGTATATCAGCCGCTATCTTTGCGAAGGAGAATTTACTGGCGAATGTTTTGAGCGCAATTCCTCAAGGAATCAGTAGGGAAGAGTGGCTTCAAGTGCTTCCTCGGGCTCTAGTTGCAGGTTTTGTGAAAACTGACATAGAATTTCAGCAGAAAG GAGAAACTTCTGGGACAACGGTGACATTTGTTGTGATTGATGGTTGGACTGTCACTGTTGCATCTGTGGGGGATTCACGATGCATATTGGACACCCAAGGGGGTGTGGTTTCTCTCTTGACTGTTGATCACAGGCTGGAAGAGAATGCAGAAGAGAGAGAGCGTGTCACTGCTAGTGGGGGTGAAGTAGGAAGGCTCAATGTATTTGGAGGAAATGAG GTTGGCCCCCTTCGCTGCTGGCCTGGTGGATTATGCCTTTCTCGGTCGATTGGTGATACAGATGTTGGAGAATTCATTGTCCCAATACCGCATGTGAAGCAAGTGAAG CTTTCAACTGCTGGTGGAAGACTTATAATTGCTTCTGATGGCATCTGGGATGCTTTATCTTCTGATATGGCTGCCAAGTCTTGTCGAGGTTTACCTGCAGAGATTGCCGCAAAGCTGGTTGTGAAG GAGGCTCTGAGGTCAAGGGGCCTGAAGGATGATACAACCTGCCTTGTTGTTGATATTATCCCATGTGACCATCCCATTCTACCACCAACCCCAAGGAAGAGACAGAATGTTCTCAACTCAATATTCGGGAAGAAATCTCAGAATTCTATgaacaaattaacaaataagCTTTCTGCTGTTGGGGTTGTGGAGGAGTTGTTTGAAGAGGGTTCTGCAATGCTCGCAGAAAG GCTGGGTAAGGATTGTCCTTTGAACACAAACTCTGGGCTTTTCCGGTGTGCAGTCTGCCAAGTTGATCAACCTCCATCTGATGGCTTATCAGTAAATTCAGGGCCTTTATTCTCACCAGCATCAAAACCATGGGAAGGTCCCTTCCTTTGCGCTAACTGTCGGAAGAAGAAAGATGCTATGGAAGGGAAAAGGCCAAGTCAACCCACAGTGATGTCATAG